A single region of the Cyanobacteria bacterium FACHB-DQ100 genome encodes:
- a CDS encoding ABC transporter ATP-binding protein, producing the protein MTPAVLIEKLQKRYGSLEAVKDVSLEVRPGEIFGLLGPNGAGKTTTLRCLCTLTEPDAGKIEVSGISAIDNPRAARQRLGYVAQEVAIDKVLTGRELLELQAALYHLPKAAIKSRIAEVLDVLGLDEWADKKSGTYSGGLKKRLDLAAGLLHQPDVLVLDEPTVGLDIESRVVVWNFLRQLREQGTTVLITSHYLEEIDALADRVAIIDRGVVISAGTPSELKDQVGGERITLRIREFSPIGEAEKARSLLESLPMVQEVIINGAQGNSLNLVVTPNSEALTSVQQALTQAGLPTFGIAQSRPSLDDVYLAATGRTLIDAELAAAGSRDPKAERKQSMR; encoded by the coding sequence ATGACTCCTGCGGTGCTAATTGAAAAGTTACAAAAGCGCTATGGATCGCTCGAAGCCGTTAAAGATGTTTCGCTGGAGGTTCGACCTGGCGAGATTTTCGGGCTTTTGGGACCCAATGGGGCAGGCAAAACCACAACCTTGCGCTGTTTATGTACGCTGACAGAACCCGATGCAGGCAAAATCGAAGTTTCGGGCATTAGCGCGATCGACAATCCCCGCGCCGCCCGTCAGCGATTGGGCTATGTGGCGCAAGAAGTCGCGATCGATAAAGTTCTCACAGGTCGTGAGCTGCTTGAACTTCAAGCCGCGCTCTATCACTTGCCCAAAGCCGCGATTAAGTCTCGAATTGCTGAAGTTCTGGACGTGCTGGGACTCGATGAATGGGCGGATAAAAAGAGCGGTACATATTCCGGCGGCTTAAAAAAGCGGCTCGATCTGGCTGCAGGTCTCCTGCATCAACCTGATGTTCTCGTTCTCGATGAGCCGACGGTTGGACTTGATATCGAAAGCCGAGTTGTAGTGTGGAATTTCCTGCGGCAACTGCGCGAACAAGGCACAACCGTTTTAATCACCAGCCATTATCTAGAAGAAATTGATGCCCTTGCCGATCGCGTTGCCATTATCGATCGCGGCGTGGTGATCTCAGCAGGGACGCCTTCTGAGCTCAAAGATCAAGTCGGGGGAGAGCGGATCACCTTACGAATTCGAGAATTTTCGCCGATCGGCGAAGCGGAAAAAGCGCGATCACTACTCGAATCACTGCCAATGGTTCAAGAAGTCATTATTAACGGAGCGCAGGGCAATTCGCTAAACTTAGTCGTAACGCCAAATAGCGAGGCTTTAACCAGCGTTCAGCAAGCTCTAACTCAAGCCGGACTTCCCACCTTTGGCATCGCTCAATCTCGCCCAAGTCTAGACGATGTGTATCTTGCAGCAACCGGACGCACACTCATAGATGCCGAACTTGCTGCCGCTGGAAGTCGCGACCCGAAAGCAGAACGCAAGCAAAGTATGAGATAG
- a CDS encoding ABC transporter permease produces the protein MSTTITPPKTALEPRRTIAPSNPFGEFVQETAAMTRRLFIQLQRRPSTLLAGIIQPLMWLVLFGALFQNAPKGLFGDQVNYGQFLGAGVIVFTAFGGALNAGLPVMFDREFGFLNRLLVAPLVSRFSIVMASAIFITTLSLIQTAAIVATSAFLGAGLPNAIGLALVALIVLLLVVAVTALSLGLAFALPGHIELLAVIFVTNLPLLFASTALVPLSFMPKWLQVVATLNPLSYAIEPIRYLYLHPDWSFGSVIMQAPFGNVTLGGALLILVGLCAIALVAVQPLMKRRLA, from the coding sequence ATGAGTACGACCATTACCCCTCCGAAAACTGCACTGGAACCTCGCCGAACGATCGCGCCCTCGAATCCGTTTGGCGAGTTTGTGCAAGAAACTGCGGCAATGACTAGACGGTTGTTTATTCAACTCCAGCGCCGCCCCTCTACACTGCTGGCAGGAATTATCCAACCGTTGATGTGGCTGGTTCTGTTTGGTGCGCTATTTCAAAATGCACCCAAAGGATTGTTTGGCGATCAGGTGAATTATGGTCAGTTCTTAGGGGCTGGCGTGATTGTCTTTACCGCATTTGGTGGAGCGCTCAATGCTGGGCTTCCGGTGATGTTCGATCGAGAGTTCGGATTCCTCAATCGCTTGCTTGTGGCTCCCTTGGTTTCGAGGTTTTCGATCGTCATGGCATCGGCGATCTTTATTACAACACTGAGCTTGATTCAAACGGCAGCGATCGTCGCAACGAGTGCATTCTTAGGGGCAGGATTGCCGAATGCGATCGGGCTTGCGTTGGTTGCGCTGATCGTGTTGCTGTTAGTGGTTGCGGTCACAGCCTTAAGTTTAGGATTGGCGTTTGCGCTACCGGGACATATTGAACTGCTTGCGGTGATCTTTGTCACGAATCTACCGCTGCTATTTGCAAGTACGGCTCTCGTTCCGTTGTCGTTTATGCCGAAGTGGTTGCAAGTCGTCGCCACGCTGAATCCCTTGAGCTATGCGATCGAGCCAATTCGTTACCTCTATCTTCACCCGGACTGGAGCTTTGGTAGTGTGATCATGCAAGCACCCTTTGGAAATGTAACCCTTGGTGGAGCATTGCTGATTCTAGTTGGACTATGTGCAATCGCGCTGGTTGCAGTTCAACCGTTGATGAAGCGTCGATTAGCGTAG